Proteins encoded together in one Rhipicephalus sanguineus isolate Rsan-2018 chromosome 9, BIME_Rsan_1.4, whole genome shotgun sequence window:
- the LOC125759900 gene encoding uncharacterized protein LOC125759900, giving the protein MVTENEGLRSYATIRKTLFENTLKTEAAHIDERWLGTILDPECSVDAQGTNIYAPVSFWNVSHPSHDNFLMMHMPDTLPKISRCLVSQVLREGAGDLASPYSQPTWSDVTKKHFKNTRQCFAKQLSETASQNASKTEILSVVAESAAISPSFKIYKQFVSQKNIDGKSFVKVFNMNVDQFFFVSYASSYCGSSPAVKPSQHSELTTRDSIRIHGSPQGLHIITTQQWRATLLSSDPVEQIWITRRPEAAAKEQELLAD; this is encoded by the exons ATGGTGACTGAGAACGAAGGTCTCCGTTCTTACGCGACCATTCGGAAGACGCTCTTCGAGAACACGCTCAAAACGGAAGCAGCCCACATCGATGAAAG GTGGCTGGGTACCATCCTCGATCCGGAGTGTTCTGTCGACGCCCAAGGAACAAACATCT ATGCTCCGGTGTCCTTCTGGAACGTCTCTCATCCCTCCCACGACAACTTCCT CATGATGCACATGCCGGACACTCTGCCCAAGATCTCTCGTTGCCTGGTGTCTCAGGTTCTGCGAGAAG GAGCCGGCGACCTCGCGAGCCCTTACTCGCAGCCCACCTGGTCTGACGTCACCAAGAAGCACTTCAAGAACACGCGCCAGTGCTTCGCCAAGCAGCTCTCCGAGACCGCTAGCCAGAACGCTTCAAAGACG GAAATACTCTCAGTGGTCGCAGAATCTGCTGCAATCAGCCCGAGTTTCAAG ATCTACAAGCAGTTTGTGAGCCAGAAGAACATTGACGGCAAGAGCTTCGTGAAGGTTTTCAACATGAACGTGGACCAGTTTTTCTTCGTTTCCTACGCATCG AGCTACTGCGGGAGCTCTCCGGCCGTGAAGCCTTCCCAGCACAGCGAGCTGACCACCCGGGACAG TATACGTATCCACGGTAGCCCACAGGGCTTGCATATTATCACGACGCAGCAGTGGAGggccacactgctcagctccgaccctgTCGAGCAGATCTGGATCACGAGGCGGCCAGAGGCAGCCGCTAAAGAGCAGGAGCTCCTGGCCGACTAA
- the LOC119404499 gene encoding uncharacterized protein LOC119404499, with the protein MNKLLVIATLSMVACVTLGDMMRKSIVFDASTPKVFYCPQEKPRALDKMIVKARPVEKLCEFEGKGLPKGYKSDCYNDVDESEYACAEKQRILLRINPPNETDTTTTEAATTAKPSKKSKSFKVPKN; encoded by the exons GTGGCGTGCGTCACACTGGGCGACATGATGCGCAAGAGCATCGTGTTCGACGCCAGCACGCCCAAGGTGTTCTACTGCCCGCAAGAGAAGCCGCGCGCCCTGGACAAGATGATCGTCAAGGCAAGGCCCGTCGAGAAGCTGTGCGAGTTCGAGGGCAAGGGTCTGCCCAAGGGGTACAAGTCGGACTGCTACAACGACGTCGACGAGTCCGAGTACGCGTGCGCCGAGAAGCAGCGCATCCTG CTCCGGATCAACCCTCCCAACGAAACGGACACCACCACCACGGAGGCCGCAACCACGGCTAAGCCTTCCAAGAAGAGCAAGTCCTTCAAGGTGCCCAAGAACTGA